In Sulfitobacter sp. OXR-159, one DNA window encodes the following:
- the bhcD gene encoding iminosuccinate reductase BhcD, which yields MLIVPEREIANLMTREAAFDAIEKVFAAMASGDAYNFPVVREAIGHEDALYGFKGGFDRAGLSLGLKAGGYWPNNLEKRNLINHQSTVFLFDPDTGKVKAMVGGNLLTALRTAAASSVSIKHLARENATVIGMVGAGHQATFQLRAALEQRKFEKVIGWNYHPEMLPNIEKVAHEAGVPFEAVDLPGMTEADVIISITSAFSPSLMADHVSPGTHIACMGTDTKGKQEVEAALLARASVFTDEVAQSVSIGEAQHAIAEGLIKDTDVAQLGAVINGTNPGRTSDHQITLFDGTGVGLQDLAVAAKVVDLAVEQGVAIDVDF from the coding sequence ATGCTGATCGTACCTGAACGTGAGATCGCCAACCTAATGACTCGCGAGGCAGCTTTTGATGCTATCGAGAAAGTCTTTGCCGCAATGGCCTCCGGTGATGCCTACAACTTCCCTGTCGTACGCGAAGCGATTGGGCACGAAGATGCGCTTTACGGGTTCAAAGGCGGATTTGATCGCGCCGGGTTGAGCTTGGGATTGAAGGCCGGTGGATACTGGCCGAACAATCTTGAAAAACGCAACCTTATCAACCACCAGTCCACCGTATTCCTGTTTGACCCTGACACCGGCAAGGTCAAAGCGATGGTCGGGGGCAACTTGCTGACCGCGTTGCGTACGGCGGCGGCTTCGTCGGTTTCAATCAAACACTTGGCACGTGAAAACGCGACCGTCATCGGCATGGTAGGCGCAGGCCACCAAGCCACCTTCCAGCTACGGGCCGCATTGGAGCAGCGGAAGTTCGAGAAGGTGATCGGCTGGAACTACCACCCAGAGATGCTGCCCAATATCGAGAAAGTCGCGCATGAGGCGGGGGTTCCCTTTGAAGCCGTCGATCTGCCCGGCATGACCGAAGCCGACGTCATCATCTCGATCACCTCCGCCTTTTCACCGTCGTTGATGGCCGATCACGTCAGCCCCGGAACCCATATCGCCTGTATGGGCACCGACACCAAAGGCAAACAGGAGGTCGAAGCGGCCTTGCTGGCACGCGCCTCCGTGTTCACCGATGAGGTCGCCCAGTCCGTGAGCATCGGCGAGGCGCAACATGCCATTGCTGAAGGGCTTATCAAGGACACGGATGTTGCCCAGCTTGGCGCGGTCATCAATGGGACCAATCCGGGCCGCACGTCGGATCATCAAATCACACTGTTCGACGGGACCGGCGTGGGCCTTCAGGACCTCGCGGTGGCGGCCAAAGTCGTTGATTTGGCCGTTGAACAGGGCGTCGCAATCGACGTGGACTTCTAA